The sequence AACAGCTGAGCTATAATCTATTGGAGATACGGCCGGATAGATTTTCAATTCAAGATTGTTGTATTTTGAAGTGATTTGAATCAAAAGATTGGCTATTCCAAAGATCTTTGTGCCGTTTGAGCATATTATTGATACATTATTATCAGAAGATTTGGAAACCGCCAGTTCTATTTTGGAATACTTTTCATTGAGTCTGGAATAGACATCTGCCTCAATTTCAATAGACTCTGATTCATCCAAGTCAATGCCTGCAGTATCCCTATCTTCAACAGACTCAATCTCATCCAAGCAAATGATTTCCTTACCTTTTAAATATGTATCCAAATCTGACATGTCGATATTGTCATAATTGACTATGACATCAGATTCGATTATGGCATTGAATGCATTGATAGTAAGGTTTCCTATGTCAGAACCCATATTAATAAGATTAATCATCATATCACCTTTCTAAGGAGTGTTTTTTTCTATAATCTTGTATTTTAAGAAATCATAATAACAATTAAAAATCATTAGCAATAGCTAAAAAATTAAAATAAATTGAATAAAGGCACTAATAAGCCAGTGGATTCAGTAGAACCTCCACTAGAGCCTCCACCAGATGAGGAACCACCTGAAGAAGAGCCGCCGCCAGATGAGGAACCTCCACTGGAAGAACCTCCACTAGAGCCTCCACCAGATGAGGAGCTTGATCCTGAATCGGATGAGCTGGAACTGCTTGATGAGGAACTGCTCGAACTTGAGCTGCTAGAGCTGGAACTGCTTGATGAGGAACTGCTGGAACTTGACTTAGATTTTGAGCTTGAAGACTTTGATGTTGAGTTGAAGTCATCATCCAAGATGGTATAACTGTTATCGTTTGCATCAAATATTTTCAAGATTGAATCTATCTGCAAGGTGTCCAATTTAACCTCAAGACCATTAATGGTATGTTCAGCAGTGGCTGTAGCAATAATCTTATAATCCGGTTCGCCATTGATTATGATTGAACCTGATTTTCCTTTAGGCTTGGAATATCCAAAAGCGATAACAGTGACATTGAACTCATCCTTATCCATATCGTCAACTGTAGTTATGGTCATGTTTTCCACATTGACACCATCAACATCTGCCACTTCGGATAGCTTGTCAGCCAATTCATATTTATTTGTAACATTTACATTGTCCGGATCCTTGATGAGCAATCCGCCAACATTGTCAGGACTGAACACTGAAGTAACAGTGCTGACCTGCATATCTATTAATTCTGCTGGATCAGGAACTTCTCCAGTCGCTAAAGTATAGGAACTGAATAGCCCTATTTCAAAAAATACAATAAATAACAATAGTATAAGTATTATTCTTGAAATTTTCATTTTATATACCTTTTTGAATTAATTCTTAAATCATCTTTTTATAAGCAATCTTTTTTCAAATGTCTTTTCACAAATTCATACTTTTCATAGGCTTCAATTAACTTTAAATGTGACGAAGACATATAGTTAGTATCTTATAATAATATAGTTTATATTATTTTTATATAATAAAATTATCGAAAAATCATGCAATATAGATTATTTTATTAACTAATAAGAAGATAATATAATTAGAGACTTTAAATCAAAATATATTCGAATGTAATGGAACTGTTTCAATTAGTGAAATGCTAGAAAAAATTCATCTGGAATTTACTAATGATAAAAAAAATGAAGAGGATTAAAATGACTGCTGAAATTCTAATTAAATTTGCAAGGAAAGGGATAATATTATCTCCAGAGGCTTATGATTTAATCAAAAACTCTAAAAATCCTATAAATTTAAGTTCAGAAATAATCGTGAAACTGAAAAGCGGAAATTATTCCAAAGAGATGGTTCCAGTTGATGTAGAAACGTTGAAAAGAATGGAAGGGATTGACTTAGGCATAAGTCCTAAAGTGGAAGAGTCTCCAAAGCCTCAAACAAAAGCTACAGAAACAATGGCTTCAAAAAGCGAAGAAAAAGCAATAGAGCCTAATAAACCAGAGATAGAGGAAAAAGAAATAGAACTTGATAAGCCTAAGACTGAAGAAAATGACATAGACCTCAATAAACCAAAGATAGAGGAAAAACCAAAGGAAACTCCAAAGCCAAATACGGCCTATCTAAGTGAAGATGTAGTCAGAATCAAAGAGGCTGAAGTTTCAAAGGATGTTGAAATAAAATACAAAAGAAACCTTACAGAATCAAAAGTCAAGTTCGACAAATTCAAGGTGCTCAAGGATACAAGCAACAAATCCTACACCAGCGGTGAAATCGGAAACCTGATCGAATACTTCCAAAACAGATATAAGAAATTATCCGGCATACTGTCAAAAAGGCCTGAGCTAAGGGCCTGGCAGAAGATCAATGAAATCACCGATGACCAGACTGACTTGAACCTGATTGTTATGATTACAGACATCAGGACAACCAAGAACGGCCATTATCTCATTGAAGTGGAAGATGACACAGGTTCAATGCCGATTCTTGTAAGCAAGGACAATGAGGAGCTTTACAGAGCTGCAAATAACCTGATGAGAGATGAGGTCATTGGAGTGATTGCACAGAAAAGGGCAGGCCAAGGCGAGAATAGATTGGCGATATGTCAAAACATCATAGATCCTGGAGTTCCAAGAAAGGACAGGAAGGAAGTTGATTTCGGTACTGTATTCACATCAGACATTCACATTGGAAGCTCAACATTCCTAGAGGATGCATTTGTAAGATTTATCAGATGGCTGAATGGTGACTTTGGAAATGAAGAGCAAAGGGAAATGGCAAACAATGTCAAGTACATGATTGTCGGCGGAGACATTGTGGATGGAATAGGAATCTATCCAAACCAGGACAAGGAACTGGCAATCAAGGATATCACACTCCAATACGATGAGGCCGCACGTTTGCTTGGTGACGTTAGAAGCGACATCAAGATCATCATCACTCCTGGAAACCACGATGCCTCAAGAGTGGCAGAGCCTCAGCCTGCTGTTCCTGAAAAGTATGCAAAGTCATTATACAAATTGAATAATGTGGAATTCCTCTCAAATCCAAGTATGGTAAGCCTTGATGGCCTTGAAGTCCTGATTTACCATGGAAGGGGAATTGACGATATGGTGATGGGTTCCAATGATTTCTCACACGAAAGAAATGACCTTGTAATGAGGGAATTCCTGAACAAAAGGCATTTGGCTCCATTGTATGGAGACAAGACCCCTCTTGCTTCAGAGCTTGAGGACCATCTGGTCATCGATAAGGTTCCGGACGTATTGCATACAGGCCATGTTCACATCAATACCTATACAAACTATAATGGAATTCACTGCATAAACTCAGGGACTTTCCAGACTCAGACTGAGTTCCAGAAGATCTATAACATTGTGCCTACACCTGCAATTGTTCCTATCATTGATGTAGGTGGAGTCTATAAGCCATTGGATTTCAATAAATAGATTGAATTAAAGTAAATTGATAATGCTTAATAAATGATTGTTTTATAGCCTATTATACTTATTTTGGATGATAATATGAAAGATGAAATTGTAAGATCCGTTGTGGAAATGTCAGCATATGTCTTTGAAAGAGGATTGGTTTCAGGAAAGGCCGGAAATGTAAGCGCAAGATTCAAAGGCCAGACCGGTGATATAGTGGCCATAACACCAACCCTTAAGTCTCTTGCTGACTTGGATGAAAAGGACATTGTGCTTGTGAATGAAAATGGTGAGGTATTGAGCAAAGGAAAGCCTTCATCTGAAGTTGAAATGCATCTGGCAATTTACAGGGAAAAGCCGGAAGTCAATGGAATCGCACATACCCACTCACCATATGCAACAGGATTTGCATTTTCAAACAAAAGAATCAAGCGTCTTGAAGGATTTGGGGCAATAAAGTCAGAATACCTGAAGGACATTGAATACTTCAAGCCAGGAAGCAAGGAATTGGCCGATGCTGCAAGTGAAGCCCTAAAGAGTGAGGATGCAATCATATTGAAAAATCATGGAGTCATAGCAACCGGCGAGACAGTTCAGGAAGCGGCAGCTCTTGTTGAATTCGTTGAGGAAATAGCTAAAACTCAATTTGTGACCCATGTATTGAATTCCATAGAGTAGAAAATGAAATTAAATTTATAAACTTAAAGTATGAATCAATTATCGTTATAAAGGTTTATATACATCAAAAATAAATATGATAGTATGAAAATCGAATTTGAAATTATTGGAACAATTCATTCCCCATTTACAGAGTTAGAGGGAATGCCAATCCAACCAACTGGTGCAAAAGGAATTAAAGGAAAAATATGTCTTAAAGATGAATTCAAGCCTGGGTTAAAGGATATTGAAGGCTTTTCACATCTAATACTCATCTATCACTTGCATAAGACAAATGGAAATGCGCTTGAAGTGAAGCCATTCATGGACAACAGCACACATGGAGTATTTGCAACAAGATCTCCAAAAAGGCCTAACAACATCGGAATGAGCACTGTAAAACTGGACAAGGTAGAAAATGATATATTATACATTTCCAATGTGGACATATTGGATGGAACACCTCTTCTTGACATCAAGCCATACGTTCCTCAGCTATTTGAAGACACCTTGGTCGATGACATAAAGATAGGCTGGTTTGAGACCAAGCATCAAAAGGCAAAAAGCCAAAAGGCAGACGATAGATTCTTCAAATAATCTATCATTCTTTTTTATAAAGAACAAAATAAGACACTAAAAAATATAATCATTATCAATTAAAGACTATAATCTCCATCATCCTTATAGTCATCCTTGTTTTTGCTTCTATATCCTAATGCAATGATTAATATTACAAGAGCAACAGCAAAGACTGCAAGCAATTGACTGTTTTTAGCTGTTGGAGGAGTATTTTGCTCCTTTAAAATCTCATAAGCCTTTCCTTCAGATGCACTGCCACCACCATTTTCACCAGAGTCTCCAGTTCCCTGATTGGATTGGCCGGACAAATCTCCTACACTAACTCCACTACCAGTAAAATTACCTTCACCACTTCCTGAACCGTTTGATGAACCTGAACCACTTCCTGTGCCATTTCCAAGAGATTGAGGATTTATACCGTCCTTATTGGATTTTTTAACATCCACATCAGGATTTTGTTCTGAATCTGATTTTTTCTGGACTTCCTTATCTATAGTTATATTGAAGGTATGTCCGCTAATGTTGATGGTAACAACGCTTCCTGCAGGAAGGGATGATAAGTCAAAATTGAAGCGTCCATCTTCCCCTACCTCTGCAGAACCGTAGTCCTTTCCATCGATGATGACATTATCAATTGTAAATGATCCCGCTCCAGCAACAGTTTTTCCATCATACAACTGGCCGAATATTCCCTTTCCATCTGAAGAGAATCCCATTGACAATGTCTTCAATTCATCAGCAGTTATCGCCCTTCCAAATACCATAGGGCATATGTGGCCTATCGCATAGTTGCCGTCATTGTCAAAATACCAGTTTGCTCCAATGTTTACCGGCGGGTGTGACATGGTACTCTTTGCATCCCAGACCTCGTTCATTCCTATGGAATTGTATGAGAAATCTAGATTATGCCATTCCACAGATCTGTAATTGTCTCCAAAGACAATGGCTGCACCTACATTATCATCATCAATATATGTTCCAAATACTTTTTTTGCAAACATGAGGGTGTTTTTTGTCATTTTGTCGCTATTTGTCAATGAATTTGCATAGACATTGACGACATTGCTTGAAATGTTATTGTACATAATGACATTTTTTGTGGTGAATCCTTCCATTCTAAGTCCTGAAACCCCATTTTTAGTTATGTTGTTCCGTAAGATGTTATTGGATTTGGCATTCTTCAAAAGAACTCCGTCCAAACCGTTTTTGGAAACAAGATTCCTTGTGATGTTGTTGCGATTGACATTCTCAAGGACAATTCCAGTATTCCTGTTTTGCTGAATCCTATTGGAGATTATCCTTGTCTTGTTGACATTGTTCAATACAATCCCATCATAAGCCTTAGTTAAAATATTGTTCTTGATTGTATTGGATTTGGAATTCTTCAAATAAATCCCTGCCTTCTTGCCGCCAGAAATATTATTATTCAATATACTGATGCTTGAACCTCCTTCAACCATTATCCCATAGTCTGAATTGCCAGTCAAGCTAAGCCCCTTAATGACTGATCCGCTAGCTAATTTAGTGAAATAAAAGCCAAATGTATTGGCGAGCCCCATTTGATTGGCTTTATTGCTCACGGAACCTGATGTATGAAGAATTGAACTTTTTGCAGAAACAATGTTCAATCTCTTGTTTACAACTATTGAGATATTATTGTACTCCCTGTCATTGAATTGGATAGTGTCTCCGCTTTTAGAATTATCGAAGATACTTTGTATCTCATCGTTGGTGGAATCGGAAGAGATCTTATGGATTGAACTTGTCGATATTACATTCTTTTCAGATTTATCTGAAGTATCTAATTCAAGAGTATTCTCTTTATTAAGAACATATTCTGAATTTAAAATCTCATTTGACTGTAATATGGTATTAGAATTAGAATTATCCATATCAAAACTATCTGAAGCTGATACAGAGCTAATTAAACTAAAAATTAAAATAATTAGAAAAATAACTAATAAAAATTGATTATTTTTCAAATTATCAAGTATATTTTCTTCAAAATTCATAATACCATTCCAGAATTAAATATTTTTTAAAAATAACTCATTAAATATGAAATTTTATAAAATTTTGTTCATTAAAAAAAATAATATAACAATGTTGTAAAAAGATATATATTTAATTTTATAAATTATCATCTATTTAAATCTTTACATAAAGACATTTTGTTTTTATTAAGTAAAAAAAATGTTTATTAACTATTGTTATTAATTTTAATAAAATAATAAAGATTTAAATAAAATAATTTAGAAAACATATATTCAAGATACAAAGTGTTATGAAATTCATATCGTGTATCTAAAAAATAATTTATATTATTTTTTTTAAAAAAATAAATATTAAATCAAGTTAATTTTTGATAATTTTGTATATTTATTTTTTATTTTT is a genomic window of Methanobrevibacter sp. containing:
- a CDS encoding class II aldolase/adducin family protein, with the translated sequence MKDEIVRSVVEMSAYVFERGLVSGKAGNVSARFKGQTGDIVAITPTLKSLADLDEKDIVLVNENGEVLSKGKPSSEVEMHLAIYREKPEVNGIAHTHSPYATGFAFSNKRIKRLEGFGAIKSEYLKDIEYFKPGSKELADAASEALKSEDAIILKNHGVIATGETVQEAAALVEFVEEIAKTQFVTHVLNSIE
- a CDS encoding NosD domain-containing protein; this translates as MDNSNSNTILQSNEILNSEYVLNKENTLELDTSDKSEKNVISTSSIHKISSDSTNDEIQSIFDNSKSGDTIQFNDREYNNISIVVNKRLNIVSAKSSILHTSGSVSNKANQMGLANTFGFYFTKLASGSVIKGLSLTGNSDYGIMVEGGSSISILNNNISGGKKAGIYLKNSKSNTIKNNILTKAYDGIVLNNVNKTRIISNRIQQNRNTGIVLENVNRNNITRNLVSKNGLDGVLLKNAKSNNILRNNITKNGVSGLRMEGFTTKNVIMYNNISSNVVNVYANSLTNSDKMTKNTLMFAKKVFGTYIDDDNVGAAIVFGDNYRSVEWHNLDFSYNSIGMNEVWDAKSTMSHPPVNIGANWYFDNDGNYAIGHICPMVFGRAITADELKTLSMGFSSDGKGIFGQLYDGKTVAGAGSFTIDNVIIDGKDYGSAEVGEDGRFNFDLSSLPAGSVVTINISGHTFNITIDKEVQKKSDSEQNPDVDVKKSNKDGINPQSLGNGTGSGSGSSNGSGSGEGNFTGSGVSVGDLSGQSNQGTGDSGENGGGSASEGKAYEILKEQNTPPTAKNSQLLAVFAVALVILIIALGYRSKNKDDYKDDGDYSL
- a CDS encoding DNA-directed DNA polymerase II small subunit, whose protein sequence is MTAEILIKFARKGIILSPEAYDLIKNSKNPINLSSEIIVKLKSGNYSKEMVPVDVETLKRMEGIDLGISPKVEESPKPQTKATETMASKSEEKAIEPNKPEIEEKEIELDKPKTEENDIDLNKPKIEEKPKETPKPNTAYLSEDVVRIKEAEVSKDVEIKYKRNLTESKVKFDKFKVLKDTSNKSYTSGEIGNLIEYFQNRYKKLSGILSKRPELRAWQKINEITDDQTDLNLIVMITDIRTTKNGHYLIEVEDDTGSMPILVSKDNEELYRAANNLMRDEVIGVIAQKRAGQGENRLAICQNIIDPGVPRKDRKEVDFGTVFTSDIHIGSSTFLEDAFVRFIRWLNGDFGNEEQREMANNVKYMIVGGDIVDGIGIYPNQDKELAIKDITLQYDEAARLLGDVRSDIKIIITPGNHDASRVAEPQPAVPEKYAKSLYKLNNVEFLSNPSMVSLDGLEVLIYHGRGIDDMVMGSNDFSHERNDLVMREFLNKRHLAPLYGDKTPLASELEDHLVIDKVPDVLHTGHVHINTYTNYNGIHCINSGTFQTQTEFQKIYNIVPTPAIVPIIDVGGVYKPLDFNK
- the tsaA gene encoding tRNA (N6-threonylcarbamoyladenosine(37)-N6)-methyltransferase TrmO; this encodes MKIEFEIIGTIHSPFTELEGMPIQPTGAKGIKGKICLKDEFKPGLKDIEGFSHLILIYHLHKTNGNALEVKPFMDNSTHGVFATRSPKRPNNIGMSTVKLDKVENDILYISNVDILDGTPLLDIKPYVPQLFEDTLVDDIKIGWFETKHQKAKSQKADDRFFK